One window from the genome of Marinobacter sp. es.048 encodes:
- the miaB gene encoding tRNA (N6-isopentenyl adenosine(37)-C2)-methylthiotransferase MiaB, giving the protein MAKKLYIKTHGCQMNEYDSARMADLLKTGETVEMTDSPDDADILLLNTCSIREKAQEKVFHQLGRWKKLKSKKPEMIIGVGGCVASQEGQAILDRAPYVDMVFGPQTLHRLPDMITEVRAKGNGVGVVDVSFPEIEKFDNLPEPGADGPSAFVSIMEGCSKYCTFCVVPYTRGEEVSRPADDVIAEVAHLASQGVREVNLLGQNVNAYRGETHDGDIMDLAELIELIATIDGIDRIRYTTSHPVEFSDALIDVYERVPELVSHLHLPVQSGSDRILAAMKRGHTALEYKSKLRRLRKIRPNISFSSDFIIGFPGETEKDFEDTMKLINDIGFDMSFSFVYSARPGTPASDLPDETPMDVKKQRLSILQDRLNQNVMDISRKMVGSTQRILVTGLSKKDPGEYAGRTENNRIVNFRHENPEVVGHFIDVEIVEAYANSLRGVPVNSEMF; this is encoded by the coding sequence ATGGCCAAGAAGCTGTACATCAAAACCCACGGCTGTCAGATGAACGAGTATGACTCTGCCCGCATGGCAGACCTGCTCAAAACCGGTGAAACCGTCGAAATGACCGATTCACCCGATGACGCCGACATCCTGCTGCTAAACACCTGCTCCATTCGGGAAAAAGCCCAGGAGAAGGTGTTCCACCAGCTTGGCCGCTGGAAAAAGCTGAAAAGCAAAAAACCCGAGATGATTATCGGCGTGGGCGGCTGCGTGGCTTCCCAGGAAGGTCAGGCCATTCTCGACCGCGCCCCGTATGTCGACATGGTCTTCGGCCCGCAAACCCTGCATCGCCTGCCCGACATGATTACCGAAGTGCGGGCGAAGGGTAACGGTGTGGGCGTGGTGGACGTCAGCTTTCCGGAGATCGAGAAATTCGACAACCTGCCCGAACCCGGCGCAGACGGCCCCTCCGCGTTTGTTTCGATCATGGAAGGCTGCAGCAAGTACTGCACCTTCTGTGTAGTGCCTTACACCCGAGGCGAAGAAGTCAGCCGCCCGGCCGACGATGTAATCGCCGAAGTGGCCCATCTGGCCAGCCAGGGCGTTCGCGAAGTGAACCTGCTGGGCCAGAACGTGAACGCCTACCGTGGCGAAACCCACGACGGCGACATCATGGACCTTGCAGAACTGATCGAACTGATCGCCACCATCGACGGCATCGACCGCATCCGTTACACCACCTCCCATCCGGTGGAATTCTCGGATGCTCTGATCGACGTCTATGAGCGCGTTCCGGAGCTGGTCAGCCACCTGCACCTGCCGGTCCAGAGCGGCTCTGACCGGATCCTGGCGGCCATGAAGCGTGGCCACACGGCATTGGAGTACAAATCCAAACTCCGCCGCTTGCGCAAGATCCGCCCGAATATCAGTTTCTCGTCGGACTTCATTATCGGCTTCCCGGGTGAAACAGAGAAAGATTTCGAGGACACCATGAAGCTGATCAACGACATCGGCTTCGACATGTCCTTCAGCTTCGTCTACAGCGCCCGTCCGGGCACGCCCGCGTCCGATCTGCCCGATGAAACTCCGATGGACGTCAAGAAGCAGCGTCTGAGCATCCTGCAGGATCGCCTGAATCAGAATGTGATGGACATCAGCCGCAAGATGGTTGGCAGCACCCAGCGGATTCTGGTGACCGGCCTGTCCAAGAAGGACCCCGGAGAGTATGCGGGGCGTACCGAGAACAACCGGATTGTGAACTTCCGGCATGAGAATCCGGAGGTTGTCGGGCACTTTATTGATGTGGAGATTGTGGAGGCTTATGCCAACTCTCTTCGCGGGGTGCCCGTGAACTCAGAGATGTTTTAG
- a CDS encoding PhoH family protein, whose product MNANDHRQFDLHPVDQRRLATLCGQFDENLKMIEKRLHVKVGRRGHHFRVEGETEHVAAAVEVIRHLYRETEATDDIAPDTVHLFIRETGFERLPEDVPYDGAVTVIKTPKLQAKPRGANQQKYVHNIRTHDINFGIGPAGTGKTWLAVACAVEALKDEQVKRILLVRPAVEAGEKLGFLPGDLAQKVDPYLRPLYDALYEMLGFDQVTRLIEKSVIEIAPLAFMRGRTLNNSFIILDESQNTTREQMKMFLTRIGFGSTAVITGDTTQVDLPRGQNSGLIHAAGVLSKVPGIGFTRFEAKDVVRHPLVQRIVEAYDSFDDGSATGQ is encoded by the coding sequence TTGAACGCCAACGATCACAGACAATTTGACCTGCACCCGGTGGACCAGCGTCGGCTGGCGACGCTTTGTGGCCAGTTTGATGAAAACCTGAAGATGATTGAAAAACGCCTGCACGTGAAAGTCGGCAGGCGCGGCCATCATTTCCGAGTTGAGGGTGAGACCGAGCACGTGGCAGCGGCCGTTGAGGTTATCCGGCATCTGTATCGGGAGACCGAAGCCACGGATGATATTGCGCCGGATACCGTGCATCTGTTTATCCGGGAAACCGGCTTTGAACGCTTACCCGAAGACGTGCCCTACGACGGTGCCGTGACGGTTATCAAGACGCCGAAGCTGCAGGCAAAGCCCCGGGGTGCAAACCAGCAGAAGTATGTTCATAACATCCGCACCCACGATATCAACTTCGGGATCGGCCCGGCGGGTACCGGCAAGACCTGGTTGGCGGTGGCCTGTGCCGTTGAGGCCCTGAAAGACGAGCAGGTGAAGCGGATTTTGCTGGTTCGGCCAGCGGTCGAGGCCGGTGAGAAGCTTGGCTTCCTCCCAGGTGACCTTGCCCAGAAGGTGGACCCCTATCTGCGTCCGCTGTACGACGCTCTGTATGAAATGCTTGGGTTTGACCAGGTTACCCGGCTGATTGAGAAAAGCGTGATCGAGATTGCGCCGCTGGCGTTCATGCGCGGCCGCACGCTGAACAACTCATTCATTATTCTGGACGAAAGCCAGAACACCACCCGGGAGCAGATGAAGATGTTTCTGACCCGGATCGGCTTCGGCTCCACAGCGGTGATCACCGGCGATACTACCCAGGTGGATCTGCCCCGGGGCCAGAATTCCGGGCTTATTCACGCAGCCGGAGTTCTGAGCAAGGTGCCAGGTATCGGGTTTACCCGGTTCGAAGCAAAAGACGTTGTTCGTCACCCGCTGGTTCAGCGGATTGTTGAAGCCTACGATTCCTTTGATGACGGGAGTGCGACCGGCCAGTGA